Within Desulfovibrio legallii, the genomic segment TCCTCAGGGAAAGCGGTCTGAACTTTGAAACGGCGGCCTCCATGAGCGAGGCGGCGCACAAAATTGCGGCCCTCACCGCTGGAGGTGCGGCATGAGCATATTGGTCAACAAAGACACGCGCGTGCTGGTGCAGGGCCTCACGGGGCGCGAAGGCCGCTTCCATACGGAGCAGATGCTGGCCTACGGCACCCAGGTGGTGGCGGGCTGCACGCCGGGCAAGGGCGGACAAAGCGTGCTGGGCGTGCCCGTGTTCAACACCGTGGCTGCGGCCGTGAAGGCAACGGGCGCGGACGTGAGCGTGGTTTTTGTGCCCGCAAGCGTGGCCGCGGACGCCGTGTGTGAGGCCGCAGACGCGGGCCTGCGCCTGGTCATCTGCATTACGGAGCACATCCCGGTGCTGGACATGGTGCGGGTCAAGGCCCGACTCAAGGACACGGGCACGCAGCTGGTGGGCCCCAACTGCCCAGGGGTCATCACTCCCGGCCAGTGCAAGATCGGCATCCAGCCCGGCTACATCCACAAGCCCGGCTCCGTAGGGGTGATCAGCCGCTCCGGCACCCTGACCTATGAGGCCGTGCACCAGCTTACAGCGCAGGGCCTGGGCCAGAGCACCTGCGTGGGCATCGGCGGCGACCCCGTGCCAGGCCTGTACTTTACGGATCTGCTCAAAATGTTCCGGGAAGACCCGGAAACCGAAGCCGTCTGCCTGATCGGCGAAATTGGCGGCGACGGGGAAGAAAAGGCCGCCGCCTACATCAAAGAAAGCGCCTACCCCAAGCCGGTGTTCGGCTTCATTGCCGGGCTTACGGCCCCCAAGGGCAAGCGCATGGGCCACGCCGGGGCCATCATCAGCGGTTCCAAAGGCCGGGGCGAGGACAAAATCGCCGCCCTGGAGGCTGCGGGCGTGACCATCATCCACGAGCTCGGCCGCCTGGGCGAAACCGTAGCCGGAACGTTGCGGGCTTAGCCCTCCAGGCCCGCAGGCGGAGGGGCCTTGTCATGCCGCCCCTTCGCCTTCCAAAACCGCGTGCGGGGGGAAATATTGCCGTCCGCCGCACGCCCGCAAGACGCGGCGAACCCGAAGCCGCGCTTGCGGAAAGACCCTGGAAAGGGCCCTGCCGCCTGGCCGTTGGTCAAAATTTCTGCCGACGGCCTGAGCAAGATTGAGGTTCCCAGCGGAAAAGATCGCCGCACGGCAAATGTCCCGGGCCGCGCGGGGGTGCCATGTCAACCGGGGAACAAGGAGCCTATGTGAAAACAAAACAGCTTGTTTCTTTGATCGCGGCTGTAGCGGCCATGTTGTGGATAGCCTTCCTGTCTCCGGAAATGGAAGGCCTGAGCCCCAAGGGCAAGGCCGCGCTCGGCGTGGGCGTCTTCGGCGCCGTCTTCATGAGCCTGATGGTTTATACATACTGGACCTGGATCGGCATGTTCAAATAACCCGCCCGGCGCGGGCGGCAAAGAAACCGCCCGCGCCGACAGCCCTGACGGCGCGCCCCAGCTTTGCGCTCTTTTCCGCCCTTTGGCGACGCACAGCCCGACGCACGACCCTTTGCGACCTCAGCTGAAGGAGGGAGATACGTGAGCAGCAACAGCCACTGGTATGACTTTATGGAACGACGCCACCTCTATGCCCTCATAGGCGGCCTCGGTGCCTGGACCATGGACGCCATGGACATGCTTTTGTACGTCATGTCGCTGACGACCATTATGAAGGAATTTCAGATCAGCATGGCCGTTGCCGGCATGCTGGCTTCCGTCACGCTGCTTTCGTCAGCCTTTGGCGGCGTCATTTTCGGCGTAGTCGCCGACAAAATAGGACGAAAAAAATCGCTGCTGATCGCCATAGCCATCTACACCGTCTGTACCGGCCTGAGCGCCCTGGCTCGCTCCGTGCCGGAGCTCGTCCTCTACCGCACCATCCTGGGCCTGGGCATGGGCGGGGCCTGGGCCGCGGGCGCGCTGCTGGTTAACGAAACCTGGCCCTCGGAACACCGGGGCAAAGCCTCCGGCTTCATGCAGGCCGGCTGGGCCATCGGATATATGCTGGCGGCCGTGCTGGCCGGGCTGATTCTGGCCGACCACGGCTGGCGCATGCTGTTCCTTGTGGGCATTATTCCCTCTTCCATCATCCTCATCTTCATCTTTTTTGCCTGCGAAGAACCCCAGGTCTGGCTGGACTACCGCCGAAAGCAGCGCCTCACCCCAGCCAATAAGACAGAAAAAATCAGATTTTTCGATATCTTCAAGGGACGCCTGCTGCGACTTACGCTCATCGGCGTACTGTTTACCTCCTTCCTGCAGCTGGCCTATTGGGGCCTGTTCACCTGGCTACCGGGCTTTTTGTCCACACCCGTGGCCAAAGGCGGCGCGGGCATGGACATTGTGAAAACCTCCGGCTGGATCTTTGCCATGCAGCTCGGCGCGCTTGCGGGGTACTCCGCCTTCGGCTTCCTGGCGGACAAATGGGGCCGCAAACAAGCCTTCATCTTCTTTCTGGCCATTGCCGCCGTACTGGTGCCCGTGTACGGCAGCCTGCGCAGCCCTGGGTGGCTGTTTGTCCTCGGCCCCTGTATCGGCTTTTTCGGTTCGGGCTATTTCAGCGGCTTCGGGGTGCTGCTGTCAGAGATTTTCCCCACCCGCCTGCGCGGCGCCGGGCTCGGCTTCGTTTATAATACCGGACGCGGCGTCAGCGCCCTTGCGCCCATCATTATCGGCAGCCTGGCCGCGCAGTTCGGCATCGGCACCTCCCTGTTCATCACGTCGTTTTTTTACCTTTGCGGCATAGGCATCATCTTTCTGCTGCCGGAGACCAAAGGACAGGAGCTGCAAGAATGACGGACGCCACCCTGCTGCACGGCGCGTGCGACCTGCACATCCACTTCGGGCCGGATACGACGCCGCGGAAGATGAACGCTCTGGAAACAGCCCGCGCGGCGGCCGCCGCCGGCATGCGGGCCATTCTGCTCAAATGCCACCAAAGCCCCACCCAGGGAGTGGCGGCCTGCGCGGACGCCGCCGTGGACGGCGTACGGGTGTTCGGCGGGCTGGTTCTCAACGCCGCCGTGGGCGGCATCAACCCCGCGGCGGTCAAAGCGGCCTGCGCCATGGGCGCAAAACAGGTCTGGATGCCCACGGCTTCAGCCGAACAGCATCTGCGCCACTTCGGCGGCGCGCCGGAAACGGCCGTGCCCGTTTTTGACAGCAAAGGCAGGCCCGTGCCGCACCTGGAAGAAGTGCTGGGGCTTATTGCCGAAGCGGACGTTATCCTCGGCACCGGCCATCTGAGCCCGGCCGAAAGCGTCCGGATTGCGAATCTGGCCAGGGCCTGCGGGGTGAAAAAAATACTGGTGACCCATCCGGAATTTGAATGTGTGGCCATGCCCACGGAGATGCAAAAAAGCCTGGCCGCCAAAGGGATTTTTTTTGAACGCTGCTTCTACGCCAGCATGTCGCGCCAGGGTCTGCCCGTAGAGTCCATTGCCGCGCAGATCCTGGCCGTGGGCTATGAAAGCACTGTGCTTTCTTCAGATATGGGCCAACCGGAAAATCCCGCCCCTGCACTGGCCCTGGCGGACTTCCTGCAACGCCTGGCGGCCTGCGGCCTGCCCCGCGAACGCCTGCGGCGCATGGTCTGTGACGCCCCGGCCGCGCTGCTGGGCCTGGAGCCGCCCTGCGACGGCGCAGAGGAGGCGCGCGCATGAACCTGCATGTGCTTTATGAAGGGCTGCCCGCCAGATTGGCGCAGGACTACCTTTCGTGGCCCACCTGCGCCTGCGTGCGCAGCGGCGGCGTCAACATCCTTTTTGACACGGGCTTTGCCACCCAGCGGCAACGCCTGCCGCAACGCCTGCGCGAGGCCGCCGGCCTTGCGCCGGAAGACATCCACATTGTGGTGCTGAGTCACCTGCATTACGACCATGCCTACAATTTTGACCTTTTTCCCCAGGCGCGCATCCTGGCCCACACGCGGGAAATAGAACACGCCCTGCACGGTGCAGCCGGCGAATTTGCCTACCAGAATTTTCTGACCCAGGCCATTGCAACGAGCGGCCGCCTGGAAGGGGTGGAGGAAGGCTACAGCCCGGCCCCCGGCGTCAGCGTGCTGTTCGTGCCAGGGCACACCCCCGGCTGTCTCGCCCTGCTTCTGGAGGATGCGGACGCGCCGCCCACCGTTCTGGCCGGGGATGCGGTAAAAAACCTGGCGGAACTGGCCACGGGGCGCATGCCCATGGTTGCGCTGCCGGAAGAAGCGGCGGCTTCCATCCGCAAAATCCGCCGCCGGGCGGCCGTGGTCGTGCCTGGGCATGACCGCATGCTGCATGTGTTTCCGGACCGGATCGAGGCCGCCGCAGGCCTGCCGCTGACCCTTGTTTACGCTGCGGGCTGCGTGCCGCCGGGGCATCCGGACCGCGTGGCCCTGGGCCTGCCTGCAAGCGCCCTGCCCGTTGTTCCGTAAGGCCGGACGCAGACATAACGCACTTTGTTAATGGAGACCAGGAGGAAACTATGTCGGAAGAATATGCCACCGCACTTACGCCGGAACACAAAAAA encodes:
- the sucD gene encoding succinate--CoA ligase subunit alpha; the encoded protein is MSILVNKDTRVLVQGLTGREGRFHTEQMLAYGTQVVAGCTPGKGGQSVLGVPVFNTVAAAVKATGADVSVVFVPASVAADAVCEAADAGLRLVICITEHIPVLDMVRVKARLKDTGTQLVGPNCPGVITPGQCKIGIQPGYIHKPGSVGVISRSGTLTYEAVHQLTAQGLGQSTCVGIGGDPVPGLYFTDLLKMFREDPETEAVCLIGEIGGDGEEKAAAYIKESAYPKPVFGFIAGLTAPKGKRMGHAGAIISGSKGRGEDKIAALEAAGVTIIHELGRLGETVAGTLRA
- a CDS encoding MFS transporter; protein product: MSSNSHWYDFMERRHLYALIGGLGAWTMDAMDMLLYVMSLTTIMKEFQISMAVAGMLASVTLLSSAFGGVIFGVVADKIGRKKSLLIAIAIYTVCTGLSALARSVPELVLYRTILGLGMGGAWAAGALLVNETWPSEHRGKASGFMQAGWAIGYMLAAVLAGLILADHGWRMLFLVGIIPSSIILIFIFFACEEPQVWLDYRRKQRLTPANKTEKIRFFDIFKGRLLRLTLIGVLFTSFLQLAYWGLFTWLPGFLSTPVAKGGAGMDIVKTSGWIFAMQLGALAGYSAFGFLADKWGRKQAFIFFLAIAAVLVPVYGSLRSPGWLFVLGPCIGFFGSGYFSGFGVLLSEIFPTRLRGAGLGFVYNTGRGVSALAPIIIGSLAAQFGIGTSLFITSFFYLCGIGIIFLLPETKGQELQE
- a CDS encoding DUF6282 family protein, whose amino-acid sequence is MTDATLLHGACDLHIHFGPDTTPRKMNALETARAAAAAGMRAILLKCHQSPTQGVAACADAAVDGVRVFGGLVLNAAVGGINPAAVKAACAMGAKQVWMPTASAEQHLRHFGGAPETAVPVFDSKGRPVPHLEEVLGLIAEADVILGTGHLSPAESVRIANLARACGVKKILVTHPEFECVAMPTEMQKSLAAKGIFFERCFYASMSRQGLPVESIAAQILAVGYESTVLSSDMGQPENPAPALALADFLQRLAACGLPRERLRRMVCDAPAALLGLEPPCDGAEEARA
- a CDS encoding MBL fold metallo-hydrolase: MNLHVLYEGLPARLAQDYLSWPTCACVRSGGVNILFDTGFATQRQRLPQRLREAAGLAPEDIHIVVLSHLHYDHAYNFDLFPQARILAHTREIEHALHGAAGEFAYQNFLTQAIATSGRLEGVEEGYSPAPGVSVLFVPGHTPGCLALLLEDADAPPTVLAGDAVKNLAELATGRMPMVALPEEAAASIRKIRRRAAVVVPGHDRMLHVFPDRIEAAAGLPLTLVYAAGCVPPGHPDRVALGLPASALPVVP